A genomic window from Thunnus maccoyii chromosome 2, fThuMac1.1, whole genome shotgun sequence includes:
- the LOC121885841 gene encoding intelectin-like, protein NAECRAWAKHTASVTVDTQGRRTTEKYPVRYNVGSCSDRGPIEVPIVYDHGDTESTSNLYGPNSRREFEAGFITFRAINNECAAMAICSGVKPTGCNTERYCIGGGGYFPELPPYECGDFPLFDLNGLHVDQGWSASKEIIEAAVLLFYR, encoded by the exons AATGCAGAGTGTCGGGCCTGGGCAAAGCATACTGCGAGTGTAACAGTGGATACACAGGGGAGGCGTACGACAGAG AAATATCCAGTGAGATACAACGTTGGCTCGTGCAGCGACAGAGGACCCATTGAGGTTCCCATTGTGTATGACCATGGAGACACAGAGTCCACCAGCAACTTATATGGACCCAATTCAAGAA GGGAGTTTGAAGCTGGTTTCATCACATTCAGAGCAATAAACAATGAATGTGCAGCCATGGCTATCTGCTCCGGAGTTAAGCCGACTGGATGCAACACTGAACGT tACTGTATAGGAGGAGGTGGATACTTCCCTGAGCTGCCCCCCTATGAGTGTGGGGACTTCCCATTATTTGACTTGAATGGACTGCATGTGGATCAAGGCTGGAGTGCTTCCAAAGAGATAATTGAGGCGGCTGTTTTACTGTTCTACCGCTGA
- the LOC121885823 gene encoding intelectin-like: LLLVVLVSVEHVSFAAPVNEELTQTDTITDVKTTQDLSRTNFEHLEKLRNRSSYVARSCKEIRDTYNEREDGLYYLTTANGMVYQTFCDMTTAGGGWTLVASVHENNIHGKCTVGDRWSSQQGNNANLPDGDGNWSNRNTFGTAEGATSDDFKNPGYYDIVAEDMSVWHVPNNFPLEHWKLAAFLRYHTDNHFLRLYGGNLLQLFKQYPVRYNVGSCSDRGPAVPIVYDHGDTESTRNLYGPNPRSEFEAGFITFRAINNERAAMAICSGVKPTGCNTEHYCIGGGGYFAEHPPNQCGDFPSFDWDRLGLGGGWSASKEMTEAAVLLFYR; this comes from the exons ttgctgttggtGGTTTTGGTGTCAGTGGAGCATGTATCCTTTGCAGCACCAG TAAATGAGGAGCTCACGCAGACAGACACCATCACAGATGTCAAGACAACCCAGGACCTATCCAGGACAAACTTTGAACATTTGGAGAAACTGAGGAACAGATCCAGTTATGTTGCGAGGAGCTGTAAAGAGATCAGGGACACATATAATGAACGAGAAG ATGGGTTGTACTACCTGACCACTGCTAACGGCATGGTCTATCAGACTTTCTGTGACATGACCACTGCGGGTGGCGGCTGGACGCTGGTGGCGAGTGTCCATGAGAACAACATTCATGGAAAATGCACAGTGGGTGACCGCTGGTCCAGCCAGCAGGGAAACAATGCTAATTTGCCAGATGGAGATGGGAACTGGTCCAACAGAAACACCTTTGGAACAGCAGAGGGTGCCACTTCAGATGATTTTAAG AATCCAGGTTACTATGATATAGTAGCAGAAGACATGTCTGTGTGGCATGTTCCCAACAACTTCCCACTGGAGCACTGGAAGCTGGCAGCCTTCCTCCGCTACCACACTGACAACCACTTCCTCCGTCTGTACGGGGGGAACCTCTTGCAGCTCTTCAAG CAATATCCAGTGAGATACAACGTTGGCTCGTGCAGTGACAGAGGACCAGCTGTTCCCATTGTGTATGACCATGGAGACACAGAGTCCACCAGAAACTTATATGGACCCAATCCAAGAA gTGAGTTTGAAGCTGGTTTCATCACATTCAGAGCAATAAACAATGAACGTGCAGCCATGGCTATCTGCTCCGGAGTTAAGCCGACTGGATGCAACACTGAACAT TACTGTATAGGAGGAGGTGGATACTTCGCTGAACACCCCCCTAATCAGTGTGGGGACTTCCCATCATTTGACTGGGACAGACTGGGACTGGGAGGAGGCTGGAGCGCTTCCAAAGAGATGACTGAGGCGGCTGTTTTACTGTTCTACCGCTGA